GCACTGGCAGAGTACTACCAACAACAGGTGCGCCCGCATATTCGCGGGGCCATCTGAAAAGGCAGAGTGCGCAAGAAGAGCGCGGTAAGAGTAAAAATAAATAAAGAGGACCATGGCAGTGTCAAAGAACAAAATATTCGCCGCCGGTAGTGCGCTGATACTGGCCACGGCCTTCAGCGGCGTCCCGTATGCACAGGCCAACCCTGAAATCAGCGGGGATTTCCGCTTTAACCAGCTGGGGTTTTCCCCGCAGTCGGAAAAGGTCGCAGTTCTCGTTACACAAGACCTGCCCAAAGCCCCACCAACATTTGTGGTGCGCGCTTCAAAGTCCGGCAGGGCAGTGCTGGGCGGCGAGCTGCAACCGGGCCAAGAGAAAACCTTGAGTGGGAAAACCACGCTGGTGGCGGAGTTCTCGGGCCTGAAAACCCCCGGTCAGTACTATCTCGAAATTGCCACAGCTGGAGACACAGACGCTCTCCGCTCGAAGCCTTTCAATGTGGACGACAAGGTTTACCAGGATCTTGCCGCGGCAAGCGTTAAAGCGTTTTACTACCAGCGCGCGTCAACGGAATTGAAAGAAGTTCACGCGGGGCCCTGGCACCGCGCCGCCGGTCATCCGGATGACAAGGTGCGGATTCATCCCTCTGCCGCAACTGAAGAACGGCCAACCAATACCCTGGTGTCCGCGCCCAAGGGCTGGTACGACGCCGGCGACTACAACAAGTACGTGGTTAACAGCGGCATCACTATGGGCACGCTGATGAGCGCCTTTGAACGCTATCCGGAATATTTTTCCGCGCAGCCCCTGAATATTCCCGAATCCGGCAATGCCTTACCGGATATTCTTGATGAGGTGCACTACAACCTGGCGTGGCTCGTTGCCATGCAAGACCCGAGCGACGGCGGCGTGTACCACAAGCTCACCACCGCCGGTTTTGAAGGCATGGAAACGGCCGCACATCAGGCCACGCAACCGCGCTACATGGTGCAGAAAACAACGGCCGCCGCGCTGGATTTTGCCGCAGTGATGGCCCAGGCCTCGCGCGTATACGCGCCCTATCTGGAACAGGAGAGCAAAACCTATTTGCAGGCCGCGCTGGCCGCCTGGCGGTGGGCGGAAAACAATCCCGCGGTGCACTATCGTCAGGATGAAATCAATCGTCAGTTCGATCCGGACGTGACCACTGGCGCCTATGGCGATGAACAGCTCGATGACGAGCGCCTATGGGCGGCGGCGGAGCTCTACCTCGCGACACAAGAAGAGACATTCTGGTCCACCATCACCAATTCCACCCGGGGATACAGCCTGCCCAACTGGGGCGATGTGCGATGGCTCGGCTATTACAGCCTCCTCTTTCACGGAGACAAGCTGCCGGAGGGCAGCGGCCCCTGGCGCAGCGCGATCGAAAAAAATCTCGTGGTCGCCGCGCGAGAATTGCGCAGTGCCGGTGAGCGCAGTGCCTACCGGGTGCCCATGGCAAGCAATCCGGACTTCTTTGTATGGGGCAGCAATGCCGTAGCCGCGAATCAGGGTATTCTTTTTCTGGAAGCTTTCCGTATCACCAACGATAGCGAGTTCCTACACAGCGCAGAAGCCACGCGGGATTACTTGCTGGGCCGCAATGCCACCGGGTTTTCCTACGTCACCGGCTTTGGCTACAAAACCCCTCAACACCCTCACCACCGCCTGGCCGCGGCGCGCCCGGATCTACCGCCCCTGCCCGGATTTCTGGTGGGAGGCCCCAATCCGTCGCAGCAGGACGGATGTGAGTACCCGAGCAAGATCACCGATCAGTCCTACAC
The Microbulbifer celer DNA segment above includes these coding regions:
- a CDS encoding glycoside hydrolase family 9 protein; the protein is MSKNKIFAAGSALILATAFSGVPYAQANPEISGDFRFNQLGFSPQSEKVAVLVTQDLPKAPPTFVVRASKSGRAVLGGELQPGQEKTLSGKTTLVAEFSGLKTPGQYYLEIATAGDTDALRSKPFNVDDKVYQDLAAASVKAFYYQRASTELKEVHAGPWHRAAGHPDDKVRIHPSAATEERPTNTLVSAPKGWYDAGDYNKYVVNSGITMGTLMSAFERYPEYFSAQPLNIPESGNALPDILDEVHYNLAWLVAMQDPSDGGVYHKLTTAGFEGMETAAHQATQPRYMVQKTTAAALDFAAVMAQASRVYAPYLEQESKTYLQAALAAWRWAENNPAVHYRQDEINRQFDPDVTTGAYGDEQLDDERLWAAAELYLATQEETFWSTITNSTRGYSLPNWGDVRWLGYYSLLFHGDKLPEGSGPWRSAIEKNLVVAARELRSAGERSAYRVPMASNPDFFVWGSNAVAANQGILFLEAFRITNDSEFLHSAEATRDYLLGRNATGFSYVTGFGYKTPQHPHHRLAAARPDLPPLPGFLVGGPNPSQQDGCEYPSKITDQSYTDHVCSYASNEIAINWNAPLAYLVNGLNAIESY